In Zingiber officinale cultivar Zhangliang chromosome 1A, Zo_v1.1, whole genome shotgun sequence, a genomic segment contains:
- the LOC122015044 gene encoding protein P21-like: MATSTNAVLCFLLLLLLLLLPLSNNAATIEIVNSCSFTVWAAWASTSPKTGGGNQLNPGQTWTINVTAGTDLGRIWARTGCSFDRSGRGNCQTGDCGGVLQCQDYGRPPNTLAEFSLNQFSDLDYFGISNVEGYNVGIAFSPTSGGCGGVRCSANIVGECPAELRAPGGCNNPCTVFGTPHYCCTDGTCGPTVYSRFFKTRCPDAYSYPQAYSYPQHDETSTVICPSGHNYKVTFCPINNFIICIQLNRTDLGSSKSWSVGGY, from the coding sequence ATGGCAACATCAACCAACGCCGTGCTCtgtttcctcctcctcctcctcctcctcctcctccctctgTCCAATAACGCCGCAACCATCGAGATCGTCAACAGCTGCTCCTTCACTGTCTGGGCCGCATGGGCCTCCACCAGCCCCAAGACAGGCGGCGGTAACCAGCTCAACCCGGGTCAGACCTGGACCATCAACGTCACCGCCGGCACCGACCTCGGCCGGATCTGGGCCCGCACCGGGTGCTCCTTCGACAGAAGCGGCCGCGGTAACTGCCAGACCGGCGACTGCGGCGGGGTGCTGCAGTGCCAGGACTACGGCCGGCCGCCCAATACCCTCGCCGAATTCTCCCTCAACCAGTTCAGCGACCTCGACTACTTCGGCATCTCCAACGTGGAGGGCTACAACGTGGGGATAGCCTTCAGCCCCACCAGCGGCGGGTGCGGAGGGGTCCGGTGCTCCGCCAACATCGTGGGGGAGTGCCCGGCGGAGCTGAGGGCGCCGGGGGGCTGCAACAACCCCTGCACCGTCTTCGGGACGCCCCACTACTGCTGCACCGATGGAACTTGTGGGCCCACGGTTTATTCAAGGTTCTTTAAGACGCGGTGCCCCGACGCCTATAGCTACCCGCAGGCCTACAGCTACCCGCAGCACGACGAGACCAGCACGGTCATCTGCCCCAGCGGGCACAACTACAAGGTCACCTTCTGCcccattaataattttataatttgcaTACAATTAAACCGCACCGATTTGGGCTCGTCGAAATCGTGGTCAGTTGGCGGATATTAA